Part of the Vicugna pacos chromosome 3, VicPac4, whole genome shotgun sequence genome is shown below.
GGTCTCTCAATCTGAACTACATTCATGCCACTTGAATATCATTCATGCCACTACATTCATGCCACTTGGAGACCATTCCCAACAGAATTGGTTTTAGTTTTATCTGGGATAAAAAATCATTACATTTTAGGTGAGTAAAGAACAAATACTGTAAAATTAGATTTTGGGGATTTATCAAAATTCAAACTATTCACTATATTTCACTATAATTTGACCAATGGAAAGATGAACAAAAGGAATAGAACATTTTACCTCTAAATTcagtataaataataatttatcacAATTCACTTAAAAGAAGGCTGCTCAAAGTGGAACCCAGAAAGTTCATGACTTAACTGACAAGCCTATGAATTCACCTGATATTTATTTCTGGGATATAAACTGCACACATATTACCATACaattatttttcacaatgttAGGAATAAATAGCTTATATTAGAAAGgggtcaaataaaaaaaattaactcattaAAATTTATCTCATTGTTTCAGTTCATAATCAGATCATTCAGAATATTAATTCTTTTTGACAATCAGTGGAATTCATTACATACTAAAAATAACACCATATTTAttcacaaataaacttatttcccCAGTAAGTGCTAATCTTCCTTTAAGAAGATTTCCTACATATTCACAGTACATAACATCACAGAACACCCATATCTCGCCTAAATGTCTCTGAATTGTAGCATTACAAGACGGAAGTTCATTATGCCTGATAATTCGATTGAGTTTTGCCCAAATGTCTTCCAGACTTTGGCTGTTACAAACAGTGTGTTCTATTATCCATCTTGCTCTATAAAATGAGTGCAAATTTAGTGCCTTTAAACTATCTTGCAGTTTTTTagacaaaggaaaaatattttcagtacaaTTACTGCTGGGAAGTGAAACACTCCAAGACCTCCTCTTGTGttgtcttcctttctctgttcGTTCGTCCAGGTTTCCAGGATTAGTCTGTTCACTCAGTGTGTGTGATCGGATTAAGTGCCTCTTTTTTGTCAAATTAGGTTGAAACTCCAATAGATCTACTGTGCAATCATAACTCTGTGATTTAACATCATGTTCTGAAATGGTTAAGTATTGTCTCATATCTTCAGCTGCCTCTTCAGAAATCACAGGTGGTGATCTTCTAGGTTTGAGAAGTTTGGACTTGTCATGAGGAAACCAAGGAATAAATCTTGATAGTGGCCGAGTAGGAAAGTCTTGAATTGCTTTCTCTGCAATTTTTGGCAGTTGTGTGGGATCCCTCTCACTTGGTCGATAATGTATTATTACTTCTGTAGTCATTCTGCAGTAATCCAGTTACTCTTAATGAAGAGAAAATTTCTTAGCTGAGTTCCTCAGAGCTAGAATGTAATTTATAATTACAAGACTCTCTTTCCAAATCAGAGGGAAACAGGACCTAAAGTGGAAGTATTGCAAAGAATAAGATATGGTAGGGATAGCCTATATATAGATAggcagaggaaaaaaggaaaatcaaaaccaATCTCAATGTATTTTACCAAAGGGCTACTGGTAAATGTGAATGTAATCCACACACTGGAAATTCTTTCTCTTACCAAAATAAGGGATCTGGATTAGATGCCCTATAAGATCCTTTCAGCCTAAAACTGCTAGTAGTCAACATGTTTAACTGAACAGATATAATGGATCTGGGAGTAttgatattaatatattataCAGTAATGATCTTAAGACTATAGCAGAAACAAAGAGTAAATTAGTAATATTTAAAATGCTAAGTTCATAAGAAGATAACAAAAATGTAATAATCCTTAAAAATGTAAGACATCTGAATTGAAGACAACAAAAATCACTGTACTTTTTAATCTCTTGAATAAAATGCATATTATATGTTACAATTatatgaattctaccaaacaaataTACAGACAGAatacttaatgattttatttcatttttagaacACTGAAAACATGAAAATGGTTTAACTTTGCATTTTAACAGGCTAGGAACTGGTTTCGTGACAGTCTCGTCTGTATAATTGGGGCACTTAAGCACTATCAAGACCTTAGTAGCATGGCTCTTAAATTCCAATTGGGAGGATGAACAAAAAGCCtaaagtcttatttttttttatttctttttgctcttAGAACAAAGAAGCCCTCAAGTTGCCCCTAGTTAAGTCACTGATAATAAGTTCTAGCACACAGTACACAGGCTCAAGAATGGAGCCTTCCAGCATCTGCAAGTTAGGCTTCCTAATCAGGCCCAAAGCTGCATAAGCTGTAATGCAGGCTCCTAACTACTGGAGACAAAAACAAGTAGAACCCCTTCTCCCATAAATCATTAGAGAACTACTTGATGGGGGTTTTTCCTTTGCCAGGACGACTGTGAGTGGGGATTCCTTGCCATGATGTCACAATACTCATTCGACCAGATTCTGAAGAGTCAAAAAAAGTAACCAATCTCAAAATGATTCTTTTCATCTACTGTTAATGTTCGCTGAGTAACAGATTTGACAACTCAAATTCATAAATGACTGTGATCCTTAACATCCAACATTTTTAATATGAATCTAAATATAGATAGTACATTCTTTCAAGAAAATAatgcttttatctttttcttccctcttccttacattttcacat
Proteins encoded:
- the SHLD3 gene encoding shieldin complex subunit 3; this encodes MTTEVIIHYRPSERDPTQLPKIAEKAIQDFPTRPLSRFIPWFPHDKSKLLKPRRSPPVISEEAAEDMRQYLTISEHDVKSQSYDCTVDLLEFQPNLTKKRHLIRSHTLSEQTNPGNLDERTEKGRQHKRRSWSVSLPSSNCTENIFPLSKKLQDSLKALNLHSFYRARWIIEHTVCNSQSLEDIWAKLNRIIRHNELPSCNATIQRHLGEIWVFCDVMYCEYVGNLLKGRLALTGEISLFVNKYGVIFSM